One window from the genome of Pedobacter schmidteae encodes:
- a CDS encoding PorP/SprF family type IX secretion system membrane protein produces the protein MKITYRTLVLIAITAISTQVKGQLNPLSAQYYTNQYLINPAFAGAGEGLKINGAYRKLWSNVPGSPLTQNLTADYGFNKVGIGLTVNNESAGLQRQTRVVGSYAYHLKLSENNHLLNFGVSLGFMSQRLENADIYGNPNDPMVGQYNDRKTYLDGDFGIAYTSDKLNIQAAIPNLKSVLKKDVIKLADVATFYTAASYKIQLSEGPEGIDMEPKVAYRGVKGFDNIWDAGSLVSIANRQVFLMAMYHSTENATFGLGMDFRKKYLISGTYTTQTSALSGYTNGSFELNLRLNLSK, from the coding sequence ATGAAGATAACTTATAGAACACTGGTACTGATTGCAATTACTGCGATCAGTACCCAGGTAAAAGGACAACTCAACCCTTTATCTGCACAATACTATACCAATCAGTATCTGATCAACCCTGCCTTTGCTGGGGCTGGCGAAGGCCTGAAGATAAACGGTGCTTACCGCAAGCTCTGGAGTAACGTGCCGGGCTCTCCCTTAACACAAAATCTGACAGCCGATTATGGTTTCAATAAAGTGGGTATTGGCTTAACCGTAAACAACGAAAGCGCAGGCTTGCAGCGGCAAACCAGGGTAGTAGGTAGTTATGCCTATCACCTGAAGCTGAGTGAAAACAACCATCTCCTGAACTTCGGGGTGTCGCTGGGCTTTATGAGCCAGCGGTTGGAGAATGCTGATATTTATGGCAACCCGAATGATCCGATGGTAGGGCAGTACAACGACCGTAAAACTTATCTGGATGGCGATTTCGGGATTGCTTATACCTCAGACAAACTGAACATCCAGGCGGCCATACCCAACCTGAAAAGTGTATTGAAAAAGGATGTGATCAAACTGGCCGATGTGGCTACATTTTATACGGCTGCCAGTTATAAGATACAGCTTAGTGAAGGGCCGGAAGGTATAGATATGGAACCTAAAGTAGCCTACAGAGGCGTAAAGGGTTTTGATAACATCTGGGATGCAGGCTCGCTGGTTAGTATCGCCAACAGGCAGGTGTTTTTAATGGCCATGTATCACAGTACCGAAAATGCAACCTTCGGTTTGGGTATGGATTTCCGAAAAAAATATCTGATCAGCGGAACTTATACTACACAAACATCTGCATTGAGTGGTTATACCAATGGCAGTTTTGAGCTGAACTTAAGATTAAACCTGAGTAAGTAG
- a CDS encoding RagB/SusD family nutrient uptake outer membrane protein — MYRLKYYYIFFLFFSVSAISCRKYVEIEPQGKIIPSTVNDYQLLLNNSTVFNLSYGSVDYATDDVALLNDDFINGFNASSLLIYKWADLFYQANEDDAEWNLFYKQVYNANVAIEGLPNAKSGDENLKQQLMAEAKVHRAYAYLCLVNLYAKEYHPGSAATDMGLPLLTQPGYTQNLKRASVAAVYDLILSDLNAAVGVLPPLPASKTTPSKSAAYALLARTYLYMGDYQKAMDNATLALGIQSTLFNMVPFINMGAGSGLPDGFFLPTSQNNPEVILMKASSDGGGSFPLSPELMALLGTKDLRTYFFTYYVGPGGDPMGIFRYPGTYHTYFAPFETVPGSTQMGPTVPEMMLIKAECLARTQRGQEGLTVVNELRKFRFKPVDYTALTAGNNDDALLLILQERRRELFCKGLRLFDLKRFNADPKLAKTITHPLKTQQLTLAPGSNRYVYPIATKVINANPEIEQNPR, encoded by the coding sequence ATGTACAGACTTAAATATTACTATATCTTTTTTCTCTTTTTCTCTGTTTCGGCCATTTCGTGCAGAAAGTATGTTGAAATAGAGCCTCAGGGTAAAATTATACCCAGTACCGTAAATGATTATCAGCTGCTGCTGAATAATAGTACGGTATTCAACTTATCGTACGGAAGTGTTGATTATGCAACGGATGACGTAGCATTGCTGAATGATGATTTTATCAATGGATTTAATGCTTCATCTTTATTAATTTATAAATGGGCCGACCTGTTTTATCAGGCTAATGAAGATGATGCCGAATGGAACTTGTTTTATAAGCAGGTATACAATGCCAATGTGGCTATTGAGGGCTTGCCAAATGCGAAATCGGGCGATGAAAACCTGAAACAACAATTGATGGCCGAGGCCAAAGTACACCGTGCTTATGCCTACCTGTGCCTGGTGAACTTGTATGCAAAGGAATACCATCCCGGTAGTGCAGCTACGGATATGGGGCTGCCCTTGCTGACTCAGCCGGGGTATACACAAAATCTGAAACGCGCCAGTGTAGCCGCGGTTTATGATTTGATATTGAGTGATTTAAATGCGGCAGTGGGTGTGCTGCCTCCGTTGCCGGCCAGTAAAACCACACCTTCAAAATCTGCTGCCTATGCGCTGTTGGCCCGTACGTATCTGTATATGGGCGACTATCAGAAAGCGATGGACAATGCCACCCTGGCCTTGGGGATACAGTCGACACTCTTTAACATGGTTCCATTTATCAATATGGGTGCTGGTTCCGGTTTACCTGATGGTTTCTTTTTGCCAACCAGTCAGAACAATCCGGAAGTGATATTGATGAAAGCCAGTAGTGATGGGGGAGGCAGTTTTCCTTTGAGTCCGGAGTTGATGGCATTGCTGGGGACCAAAGATTTGCGTACCTATTTCTTTACCTATTATGTAGGGCCTGGTGGCGATCCGATGGGTATTTTCCGCTATCCAGGTACTTACCATACTTATTTCGCACCATTTGAAACTGTTCCGGGTAGTACCCAGATGGGGCCCACTGTACCTGAAATGATGCTGATTAAGGCGGAATGCCTGGCAAGAACCCAAAGGGGGCAGGAGGGGCTTACTGTGGTGAATGAACTTCGGAAATTCAGGTTTAAACCGGTAGACTATACTGCTTTGACCGCAGGAAATAACGATGATGCCTTGTTGCTCATTTTACAGGAAAGAAGAAGAGAACTTTTTTGTAAAGGCTTACGACTTTTTGATCTGAAAAGGTTTAATGCCGATCCAAAGCTGGCAAAAACCATTACCCATCCACTTAAAACACAGCAATTGACCTTGGCACCGGGAAGCAATCGTTACGTATATCCAATTGCAACCAAAGTGATCAATGCCAATCCTGAAATAGAACAAAATCCAAGATAG
- a CDS encoding thioredoxin fold domain-containing protein, whose amino-acid sequence MKKYIIMLLVLISGPVVNACAQGIEFNHGSWVEIKAQAKKENKLIFLDFYTVWCAPCKKMAMEIFPLPEVGAFYNQHFINVKVDAEKGEGIILAKTYRPSGFPTLVFTDAEGKQLYRTTGAENAAELINHGKVALNPQEDYELLKAKFAKNELGKPDLYRYLIMAKAKDKPKAVNEIFDRYFGLTKLKGKEIFAMMAEYVNSSEAKSFKYLQQHRNDFYQTSGKKAVDDYMKKVLIREFSERFFYYDKQEPVDRYLAEKAILKKKVSLTEKDELELDKSYYQHIKDEDHFIQTAALLMKKYSYKNDEEISMIIGGAYLVKKQENLLLLKKWAEVAVALKNNTINYLGLAMICDQLNDKDNALKYIELCLAASKRDDDGKQDMIGQFKQKIVKHYENQGIMFSHGTWTEIKAMAKVRNKLIFVDFYTDWCAPCKQMTLNVFPQKEAGDFYNSNFISYKINAEKGEGPAIAKAYKVSGYPTLAYINSNGEVVHRLTSSTDVKELIEHGKMALNPRGDYEQLKAKFATNELGREDMYRYFVMVKTKGDDKETKAVFDRYFDAVAKIDAETFNLIAENVSSTGDKPLQYLESHVNDFSRVIGKEKVESYIRKLYVGEFQSNVWYKAYKDVAAYEAAKTALNHKINLTEKEALTFDTDFYLRMEDEDNYILKAKKMVETYYYNDDFQISNVLGVGSRLVKQEKNILMMKEWAERALFLKNNFINNATLAIVYKNLKNKPMAIRYIDIAIEQCKQEKNGYEERAEMIKKEIEEAGY is encoded by the coding sequence ATGAAAAAATATATCATTATGCTGCTGGTCCTGATTTCGGGACCGGTAGTGAATGCCTGTGCACAGGGCATTGAATTTAACCACGGCAGCTGGGTGGAAATTAAAGCTCAGGCCAAAAAGGAAAACAAACTGATTTTCCTGGACTTTTATACAGTATGGTGTGCGCCATGTAAGAAAATGGCCATGGAGATTTTTCCTTTACCCGAAGTAGGAGCCTTTTACAATCAACATTTTATCAATGTCAAAGTTGATGCGGAAAAAGGAGAAGGGATTATATTGGCCAAAACTTATCGCCCATCCGGATTTCCGACATTGGTTTTTACAGATGCCGAAGGTAAACAGCTTTATCGCACTACGGGTGCGGAAAATGCCGCCGAACTGATCAATCATGGAAAAGTTGCCCTGAACCCTCAGGAAGATTATGAACTTTTAAAGGCAAAATTTGCAAAAAACGAGCTGGGCAAACCCGACTTGTACCGCTATCTGATCATGGCTAAGGCAAAAGATAAGCCTAAAGCCGTAAATGAAATATTTGACCGATATTTTGGTTTAACGAAACTGAAAGGAAAGGAAATTTTTGCAATGATGGCCGAATACGTAAACTCCAGTGAGGCGAAATCTTTCAAATACCTTCAGCAGCACCGTAACGATTTTTATCAGACCAGCGGAAAGAAGGCTGTGGACGACTATATGAAGAAAGTTTTGATAAGGGAGTTTTCGGAACGGTTTTTTTATTATGATAAACAGGAACCGGTTGACAGGTATCTTGCTGAAAAAGCCATATTAAAAAAGAAGGTTAGCCTGACTGAAAAAGATGAACTGGAACTGGATAAATCGTATTACCAGCATATAAAAGATGAGGATCATTTTATCCAAACTGCAGCCCTGCTCATGAAAAAATACAGCTATAAGAATGATGAGGAAATCAGTATGATCATTGGCGGCGCGTACCTGGTTAAAAAGCAGGAAAATTTATTATTGCTGAAAAAATGGGCGGAAGTAGCTGTTGCTCTTAAAAACAATACCATAAATTATTTGGGACTGGCTATGATTTGCGATCAGCTGAATGATAAAGACAATGCGCTAAAGTATATTGAACTTTGCCTGGCCGCGTCAAAAAGAGATGACGATGGCAAGCAGGATATGATCGGGCAGTTTAAACAGAAAATTGTAAAACATTATGAAAATCAGGGCATAATGTTTAGTCACGGTACCTGGACCGAAATAAAAGCGATGGCCAAGGTGCGAAACAAACTGATCTTTGTTGACTTTTATACCGATTGGTGTGCTCCTTGTAAACAAATGACCCTGAATGTGTTCCCTCAAAAGGAAGCAGGTGATTTTTACAACAGCAATTTCATTTCCTACAAGATTAATGCTGAAAAAGGGGAGGGACCTGCCATCGCTAAAGCATACAAAGTGTCGGGTTATCCAACGCTTGCATATATCAATTCCAACGGTGAGGTGGTTCATCGTTTAACCAGTTCGACCGACGTTAAGGAGTTAATAGAACATGGTAAAATGGCGCTTAATCCACGTGGTGATTATGAGCAGCTAAAGGCAAAATTTGCTACAAATGAACTGGGCAGGGAAGACATGTACCGGTATTTTGTAATGGTTAAAACTAAAGGCGACGATAAGGAAACCAAAGCAGTATTTGACAGGTATTTTGATGCCGTAGCAAAAATTGATGCAGAGACATTTAACCTGATTGCCGAAAATGTATCCTCAACCGGTGATAAACCTTTACAATACCTTGAAAGCCATGTAAATGATTTTTCTCGTGTAATAGGGAAGGAAAAAGTAGAAAGCTACATTCGGAAGCTTTATGTGGGGGAGTTTCAATCCAACGTTTGGTACAAAGCTTATAAAGATGTGGCAGCATATGAAGCCGCTAAAACAGCACTGAACCACAAAATTAACCTGACGGAGAAAGAAGCCTTAACTTTTGATACCGACTTTTATTTGCGCATGGAGGATGAGGACAATTATATACTGAAAGCAAAAAAAATGGTGGAGACTTATTATTATAATGATGATTTTCAGATCAGTAATGTGCTGGGGGTTGGGAGCAGATTGGTGAAGCAGGAAAAAAATATCCTGATGATGAAGGAATGGGCTGAACGTGCATTGTTCCTGAAAAATAATTTTATCAATAATGCTACACTGGCAATCGTTTACAAGAATTTAAAAAATAAACCGATGGCCATCAGGTATATTGATATCGCTATTGAGCAGTGCAAACAGGAGAAAAATGGATATGAAGAACGAGCGGAAATGATTAAAAAAGAAATTGAAGAGGCCGGGTACTAG
- a CDS encoding FecR family protein, translated as MDQLSKEQFLFILEKFQEGTASKEELEFLDAYYNAFDLKDGFTASLNEHQRLQVRDELFDKLQNGISMAPKVNPAYRTWYVRFAAAAAVLLMLGAGWWFVNTRYRHAGGTRNLIAATSHIDPGKNRAVLTLANGKVIDLSDARTGVIISASKLAYTDGTLIQNNEASLFQTVTTPRAGQYQVVLPDGTRVWLNAASSLKFPSSFATASVRKVELSGEGYFEVAKDKRHPFMVKTERQEITVLGTHFNVTAYADEMTTKTTLLEGKVQVSKLQAKAGGADAKVLKPGEQTVLSSTAFDVLKTDTEEAVAWKNGYFRFNNENIVSIMRKLERWYNIEVRYEGTVSNEVFSGTASRFKSVGEVLEMLEYTNAVHFKVEGRRITVTK; from the coding sequence ATGGACCAGCTTTCGAAAGAACAATTTTTATTTATACTGGAGAAATTTCAGGAGGGAACCGCCAGTAAGGAGGAACTTGAATTTCTGGATGCTTATTACAACGCTTTTGATTTGAAGGATGGTTTTACCGCCTCACTAAATGAGCACCAGCGGCTGCAGGTAAGGGATGAATTGTTTGATAAATTACAAAATGGCATCTCAATGGCTCCAAAGGTAAACCCTGCTTATAGGACCTGGTATGTACGGTTTGCTGCCGCTGCGGCAGTTCTTTTGATGCTGGGCGCCGGATGGTGGTTTGTAAACACCAGGTATAGGCATGCCGGTGGAACCAGAAATTTGATAGCCGCCACCAGTCATATTGACCCTGGTAAAAACAGGGCTGTTTTAACGCTGGCCAATGGAAAGGTGATTGATTTGAGTGATGCCAGGACGGGAGTAATAATCAGTGCTTCAAAATTGGCCTATACTGATGGTACACTGATACAAAATAACGAAGCCTCTCTATTCCAAACTGTAACTACACCACGTGCAGGGCAATATCAGGTGGTTTTGCCGGATGGGACCAGGGTTTGGCTAAATGCGGCTTCTTCTTTAAAGTTCCCATCTTCTTTTGCAACAGCCAGCGTAAGAAAAGTTGAGCTAAGCGGGGAAGGCTATTTTGAAGTGGCTAAAGATAAGAGGCACCCATTTATGGTAAAAACAGAGAGACAGGAAATTACGGTGCTGGGCACACATTTTAATGTAACTGCTTATGCCGATGAAATGACAACTAAAACGACTTTACTGGAAGGTAAGGTACAGGTATCGAAGTTGCAGGCTAAAGCTGGTGGTGCTGATGCCAAAGTTTTAAAACCCGGCGAACAGACGGTACTGAGCAGTACAGCTTTTGATGTATTGAAAACAGATACGGAAGAGGCCGTAGCCTGGAAGAACGGTTATTTCAGGTTCAACAATGAAAATATAGTAAGCATTATGCGTAAGCTTGAACGCTGGTACAATATTGAGGTACGTTATGAAGGCACAGTTTCTAATGAGGTATTTAGCGGTACGGCCTCCAGGTTTAAATCGGTAGGTGAGGTGCTGGAAATGCTGGAGTATACCAATGCCGTTCATTTTAAAGTTGAGGGAAGGAGGATTACAGTGACGAAATAA
- a CDS encoding helix-turn-helix domain-containing protein, whose amino-acid sequence MNARIGQKIKMLRRQKKWAQKDMADKLEISVPAYSKIECEITDINITRLMQVATVLEVDPCTLLPGHSVNELIIEENKQLKEQLKNIEKEMMRLQGKLIGMYEAHS is encoded by the coding sequence ATGAATGCACGTATTGGTCAAAAGATAAAAATGTTGAGGCGCCAGAAGAAATGGGCCCAAAAAGACATGGCAGATAAGCTGGAGATTTCTGTCCCTGCATACAGTAAAATAGAATGTGAAATTACGGATATCAATATCACCAGATTGATGCAGGTAGCTACAGTACTGGAAGTAGATCCTTGTACATTATTGCCGGGACATAGTGTTAACGAACTGATTATAGAGGAAAATAAACAATTAAAAGAGCAGCTTAAAAATATTGAAAAAGAAATGATGAGGTTGCAGGGGAAGCTTATTGGAATGTACGAAGCGCATAGTTAA
- a CDS encoding RNA polymerase sigma factor produces the protein MLTGKVHSAEDGQLLAEMHNGSGDAFKALYEKYWADVLDEAFKRLADADLAKDVVQEVFTYLWTKAGSLEIKNLPAWLNTVVKNQVFQAMRKQERFVPLTDLFAELESHTEASDALLLRKELVSTYEALIASLPEQQRIIFNLRYRENMSPDEIAQKLNISPKTVRNHLGRALNKLKAAFLLINLLMFISGK, from the coding sequence ATGCTTACAGGAAAAGTACATAGTGCAGAAGACGGACAGCTGCTTGCAGAAATGCATAATGGTAGTGGTGATGCCTTTAAGGCTTTGTATGAAAAATATTGGGCAGATGTGCTTGATGAAGCTTTTAAGCGGCTGGCGGATGCAGATCTGGCAAAGGATGTGGTTCAGGAAGTATTTACTTACCTGTGGACAAAAGCAGGTAGCCTGGAAATTAAAAACCTTCCTGCCTGGCTAAACACTGTAGTGAAAAACCAGGTGTTTCAGGCAATGAGAAAACAGGAACGCTTTGTACCTTTGACCGACCTGTTTGCCGAATTGGAAAGTCACACGGAGGCTAGCGACGCCTTATTGCTGCGTAAGGAACTGGTGAGCACATATGAAGCGCTGATTGCTTCTTTGCCCGAACAGCAGCGGATTATTTTTAACCTACGGTACCGCGAAAATATGAGCCCCGATGAGATTGCCCAAAAACTTAACATCTCACCTAAAACCGTTAGAAATCATTTGGGTAGGGCACTCAACAAGCTTAAAGCTGCATTTTTATTGATCAACCTGCTGATGTTCATCAGCGGAAAATAA
- a CDS encoding SusC/RagA family TonB-linked outer membrane protein → MENEKVAALTRLKQMYNFYKQLGTPPAYVSKLLLMMRLTTLILITAIMQVSAGSFAQKITLSEKNAPLMKVFDKIRQQTGYDFIVTRSVLKNTVPVNIEARNVELKEVLQKVFENQPLEYTISNRSVLIKEKEKSFIDRLIGKFQTFDVYGTVLDDEGNVLPGATVHIKGSAKSLVTRSDGAFAFSAVDENTVLVFSYIGYQTQEIAVKGKKMPLKVMLLPAKSDLQEVNVTYSTGYQNIPKDRATGSYDVISGEQIGKKVVAGLLERLEGAGSGLLVNVGTPDRSLTPGRDNFTIRGTSTIYSEKKPLIVLDGFPTELDLVNINPDNVQSITILKDAAAASIWGVRAANGVIVIESKRGAFISKPQVNFSSAFTFTGRPRMDYRKVLNSAQYLDLEKELVDKGILPGQKSAFSIYPLPLSVGTELAMKLKRNIITRQQYDDEVQRLGKIDVNQQYQQYLLQSPFAQQYNVNVSGGSSVTRNYLSASYADERSNSIGDGGNRLVVNFNNETKITSKLTLSAETFVTVLRQKNNGIGLKGNQPGTTNLLPYDQIVDANGAANNFAYKAKASTLDSLQKRDYMPWKYNYMDELANADNRYRSLAYRLTAGLNYKLNGWMSADVKYMTEREFDKTRNHYNQDTYMTRNLINSYTVASTHVKGIPVGGILDLNNLERNNYNVRGQLNFNPDLGAAGRLDAVVGVELRETLVSSDGSRLYGYDDRLLSSIPVNYTLVYKTADGDLKVPYGMSVGNRKDRYTSVFGNFTYTYKTKYSLSGSFRKDDSNLFGASKEFSSVPLWSVGAMWRAKDESFMGGLTWLSKLNLRATAGYNGNLNKDTSPYLVMQQSGTNPVNNNPYGSIYNPANPQLRWERVQTFNLGADFSLFRNRINGSVDAYWRKSLDLLGNVDINPTYGFTSLLVNQLQMKSRGVDVELSANVIRTSDFSWTPAANFSFNTNKVTKAYFQQETTTYYTNANNPIQGQQLGSLYTYKYAGLNQNGNAMIYNGKGEKVLADLNTFDSKDLGALQLQGNTTPPYFGGITNTFTYKNFELFTLFTFKTGHIFMRPTAEQIYTFPYTRIAHADLANRWRVPGDELKTNIPAVDPLHTGYDRYIRSDYFVEDASYLRWRDVTLTYHVPVKKLKWSALQLLSVSATGRNLALWTANKEGIDPDYLDNLNLLVLPPSKSFVFSVKATF, encoded by the coding sequence TTGGAAAATGAAAAGGTTGCAGCATTAACCAGACTAAAACAAATGTACAATTTTTACAAACAATTAGGTACGCCGCCGGCGTACGTGAGTAAACTACTGTTGATGATGCGGCTAACCACCCTTATTTTGATCACAGCTATTATGCAGGTAAGTGCAGGCTCTTTTGCACAAAAGATAACCCTGTCTGAAAAAAATGCACCGCTGATGAAGGTGTTTGATAAAATCCGCCAGCAAACCGGATACGATTTTATCGTTACCCGATCTGTTTTAAAAAATACCGTACCGGTAAATATTGAAGCCAGAAATGTAGAGCTGAAAGAGGTATTGCAAAAGGTATTCGAAAACCAACCTCTGGAATATACCATCAGCAACCGGTCTGTATTGATCAAAGAAAAGGAAAAGTCTTTTATTGATCGCTTGATCGGCAAATTTCAGACTTTTGATGTATATGGGACAGTACTGGACGATGAAGGGAATGTGCTGCCCGGGGCAACCGTGCACATTAAAGGTTCGGCCAAATCGCTGGTTACCCGCTCGGATGGGGCCTTTGCTTTTTCGGCTGTGGATGAAAATACAGTTTTAGTGTTTTCCTATATCGGTTACCAGACTCAGGAAATTGCGGTTAAGGGCAAAAAAATGCCGCTAAAGGTGATGCTGCTTCCGGCCAAAAGTGACCTGCAGGAAGTAAATGTAACGTATAGTACCGGCTATCAAAATATACCAAAAGACAGGGCCACCGGGTCATATGATGTGATTTCGGGTGAACAGATTGGTAAAAAGGTGGTGGCGGGCCTGTTGGAACGACTGGAAGGGGCTGGATCTGGTTTACTGGTCAATGTGGGTACGCCCGACCGGAGCCTTACGCCGGGAAGGGATAATTTTACCATCAGGGGAACTTCCACCATTTATTCTGAAAAGAAACCGCTGATTGTACTGGATGGTTTTCCTACAGAACTGGACCTGGTAAATATTAATCCGGATAATGTGCAAAGCATCACTATTTTGAAAGATGCGGCAGCAGCAAGCATATGGGGTGTGCGGGCAGCTAATGGCGTAATTGTGATTGAGTCTAAAAGGGGAGCATTTATCAGCAAACCACAGGTCAACTTTTCCAGCGCATTTACTTTTACCGGGCGCCCCCGTATGGATTACAGAAAAGTGCTGAACTCGGCCCAATACCTGGACCTGGAAAAGGAACTGGTAGATAAGGGAATCCTGCCCGGACAAAAATCGGCCTTTTCGATTTACCCCCTGCCGCTTAGCGTAGGTACAGAACTGGCCATGAAACTGAAGCGGAATATCATTACCCGGCAGCAATATGATGATGAAGTACAACGCCTGGGCAAAATAGATGTCAACCAGCAGTATCAACAATATCTTTTACAATCTCCGTTTGCCCAGCAATACAATGTGAACGTTAGCGGTGGATCGTCGGTTACCCGCAACTATCTCTCTGCTTCGTACGCCGACGAACGCAGCAATAGCATTGGAGATGGTGGAAACAGACTGGTGGTAAATTTTAATAATGAGACAAAAATTACTTCTAAACTTACACTTTCAGCCGAAACATTTGTTACCGTGCTGAGACAGAAAAATAATGGCATAGGCTTAAAGGGCAATCAGCCGGGAACAACTAACCTGCTGCCCTACGATCAGATTGTGGATGCAAATGGAGCAGCAAATAATTTTGCCTACAAGGCAAAAGCATCAACGTTGGATTCCTTGCAGAAACGTGATTATATGCCCTGGAAGTACAACTATATGGATGAACTGGCCAATGCTGACAACCGTTACCGGTCGTTGGCCTATCGCCTGACTGCAGGATTAAATTATAAGCTGAACGGCTGGATGAGTGCCGATGTAAAATATATGACCGAGCGTGAGTTTGACAAGACCAGAAATCACTACAATCAGGATACTTATATGACCAGAAACCTCATCAACAGTTATACGGTTGCCAGTACGCATGTCAAGGGTATTCCGGTTGGAGGGATTCTGGATTTGAACAACCTGGAACGCAACAATTACAATGTGAGGGGACAGCTGAACTTTAATCCTGATTTGGGTGCTGCAGGCCGTTTGGATGCGGTTGTGGGGGTAGAATTGAGAGAAACTTTGGTAAGTAGTGACGGGAGCAGGCTTTATGGTTACGACGATAGGTTGCTGAGCTCCATTCCGGTAAATTATACGCTGGTGTATAAAACCGCCGATGGCGATCTGAAAGTTCCCTACGGAATGTCGGTAGGCAACAGAAAAGACAGGTATACCTCGGTTTTTGGAAACTTTACCTATACCTATAAAACTAAATATTCTTTGTCGGGTAGTTTCCGTAAGGATGATTCCAACCTGTTTGGGGCTTCAAAAGAGTTTAGCAGTGTGCCATTGTGGTCTGTTGGCGCAATGTGGCGTGCCAAAGATGAATCATTTATGGGCGGGCTAACCTGGCTTTCGAAGCTAAACTTAAGGGCCACGGCGGGATATAACGGAAATTTAAACAAAGATACTTCCCCATACCTGGTGATGCAGCAATCGGGTACTAACCCCGTTAACAACAATCCTTATGGAAGTATTTATAACCCGGCAAATCCCCAGCTGCGTTGGGAAAGGGTACAAACATTTAACCTGGGCGCTGATTTTTCATTATTCCGGAACCGCATCAATGGAAGTGTAGATGCTTACTGGCGAAAAAGTCTGGATTTGCTGGGAAATGTTGATATCAATCCAACTTATGGCTTTACTTCTTTACTGGTAAACCAGCTGCAGATGAAAAGCCGGGGAGTGGATGTAGAGTTGAGCGCAAATGTAATCCGTACTTCAGATTTCAGTTGGACACCGGCTGCCAACTTCTCCTTCAATACCAACAAGGTAACGAAGGCTTATTTTCAACAGGAAACCACTACCTACTATACCAATGCAAATAATCCGATACAGGGGCAACAACTGGGGAGCTTGTATACCTACAAGTATGCCGGATTGAACCAAAACGGAAATGCAATGATTTATAACGGGAAAGGCGAAAAAGTATTGGCCGACCTGAATACTTTTGATTCGAAAGATCTGGGCGCACTGCAACTGCAGGGAAATACTACTCCTCCTTATTTTGGCGGAATTACGAATACTTTCACCTATAAAAATTTTGAGCTGTTTACTCTATTCACTTTTAAAACCGGGCATATATTTATGCGCCCTACGGCTGAGCAGATTTATACTTTTCCTTATACCAGGATTGCGCATGCTGATTTGGCCAACCGCTGGAGGGTGCCGGGTGATGAGCTGAAAACCAATATTCCTGCCGTTGACCCATTACACACCGGGTATGATCGTTATATCAGAAGTGATTATTTTGTGGAAGATGCCAGTTATCTGCGCTGGCGCGATGTGACTTTGACCTATCACGTTCCGGTAAAGAAATTGAAATGGAGTGCTTTGCAGCTATTGAGCGTAAGTGCCACGGGAAGAAATCTGGCCTTGTGGACCGCCAATAAGGAGGGAATAGATCCGGATTATCTGGATAACCTGAATTTATTGGTACTGCCTCCGTCAAAATCATTTGTATTTAGTGTAAAAGCGACTTTTTAA
- a CDS encoding histidine kinase dimerization/phospho-acceptor domain-containing protein, translating to MKAFAMKNKNTIVLLYLIVGSVWVILSDQIVSAMIDGMPAKDRAMLQSLKAFIFIGLSGILLQYLINLYHRGQKRNMADLRKRLEESRLQQAMINEQNQVLKEIAWINSHNIRKPVASILGLSELLTATKDPAERETYYPMINSCAEELDLIVQQTAAKLNLLTGEGYPDKG from the coding sequence ATGAAGGCATTTGCCATGAAAAACAAAAATACCATCGTATTGCTATACCTTATTGTTGGATCTGTTTGGGTGATACTGAGTGATCAGATCGTTTCGGCAATGATTGATGGCATGCCCGCCAAGGACAGGGCCATGTTACAAAGCTTGAAAGCCTTTATATTTATAGGTCTGAGTGGAATATTGCTGCAGTACCTGATTAATCTTTACCACAGGGGACAAAAAAGAAATATGGCAGATTTGAGGAAAAGACTGGAGGAGAGTAGATTGCAGCAGGCGATGATTAATGAACAAAATCAGGTATTGAAAGAGATCGCCTGGATCAACTCTCACAATATACGAAAACCCGTAGCCTCTATACTTGGCCTGTCGGAATTGTTAACAGCAACGAAAGATCCCGCAGAAAGAGAAACGTATTATCCTATGATTAATAGCTGTGCCGAAGAGCTCGATTTAATTGTACAACAGACAGCAGCTAAATTAAATTTGCTGACAGGAGAGGGATACCCTGACAAAGGTTGA